One window of the Saccopteryx bilineata isolate mSacBil1 chromosome 2, mSacBil1_pri_phased_curated, whole genome shotgun sequence genome contains the following:
- the CHRM2 gene encoding muscarinic acetylcholine receptor M2: MNNSTNSSNNGLALASPYKTFEVVFIVLVAGSLSLVTIIGNILVMVSIKVNRHLQTVNNYFLFSLACADLIIGVFSMNLYTLYTVIGYWPLGPVVCDLWLALDYVVSNASVMNLLIISFDRYFCVTKPLTYPVKRTTKMAGMMIAAAWVLSFILWAPAILFWQFIVGVRTVKDGECYIQFFSNAAVTFGTAIAAFYLPVIIMTVLYWHISRASKSRIKKDKKEPAANQDPVSPSLVQGRIVKPNNNNTPGSDDGLEHNKIQNGKALREAVTENCVPGEEKESSNDSTSVSAVASNMRDDEITQDENTVSTSLGHSKDENSKQMCIRGVTKTQRGDSCTPTNTTVELIGSPGQNGDEKQNIVARKIVKMTKQPAKKKPPPSREKKVTRTILAILLAFIITWAPYNVMVLINTFCAPCIPNTVWTIGYWLCYINSTINPACYALCNATFKKTFKHLLMCHYKNIGATR; the protein is encoded by the coding sequence ATGAATAACTCAACAAATTCCTCTAACAATGGCCTGGCTCTGGCCAGTCCTTATAAGACATTTGAAGTAGTGTTTATTGTCCTTGTGGCTGGATCCCTCAGTTTGGTGACCATTATTGGGAACATCCTGGTTATGGTCTCCATCAAAGTCAACCGCCACCTCCAGACCGTCAACAATTACTTTTTGTTCAGCTTGGCCTGCGCTGACCTCATCATTGGTGTTTTCTCCATGAACTTGTATACCCTCTACACTGTGATTGGCTACTGGCCTTTGGGACCTGTGGTGTGTGACCTTTGGCTAGCCCTGGACTATGTAGTCAGCAATGCCTCGGTGATGAATCTGCTCATTATCAGCTTTGACAGGTACTTCTGTGTCACAAAACCACTCACCTACCCTGTCAAGCGGACCACAAAAATGGCAGGTATGATGATAGCCGCTGCCTGGGTCCTCTCCTTCATCCTCTGGGCCCCAGCCATCCTTTTCTGGCAGTTCATTGTAGGGGTGAGGACTGTGAAGGATGGAGAATGCTACATCCAGTTTTTTTCCAATGCTGCCGTCACCTTTGGTACCGCCATTGCAGCCTTCTACTTGCCAGTGATCATCATGACCGTGTTATACTGGCACATATCCCGGGCCAGCAAGAGCAGGATCAAGAAGGACAAGAAGGAGCCTGCGGCCAACCAAGATCCTGTGTCTCCAAGTCTGGTCCAAGGACGCATAGTGaagccaaacaacaacaacacgcCCGGCAGTGACGATGGCCTGGAGCACAACAAAATCCAGAATGGCAAAGCCCTCAGAGAGGCTGTGACTGAGAACTGCGtcccaggggaggagaaagaaagttcCAATGATTCCACCTCAGTCAGTGCTGTGGCCTCGAATATGAGAGATGATGAAATAACCCAGGATGAAAACACAGTTTCCACTTCCCTGGGCCATTCCAAAGATGAGAACTCTAAGCAAATGTGCATCCGAGGTGTCACTAAGACCCAGAGAGGTGACTCATGTACCCCGACTAATACCACTGTAGAGCTCATTGGTTCTCCAGGTCAGAATGGAGATGAAAAACAGAACATTGTAGCTCGCAAGATTGTGAAGATGACAAAGCAACCTGCCAAAAAGAAGCCTCCTCCTTCCAGGGAAAAGAAAGTGACCAGGACAATCTTGGCTATTCTGTTGGCTTTCATCATCACGTGGGCCCCATACAATGTCATGGTGCTTATTAACACCTTCTGTGCACCCTGCATCCCCAACACAGTGTGGACCATTGGTTACTGGCTTTGTTACATCAACAGCACTATCAACCCTGCCTGCTATGCACTGTGCAATGCCACCTTCAAGAAGACCTTTAAACACCTTCTTATGTGTCATTATAAGAACATAGGCGCGACAAGGTAA